From the Deinococcus aetherius genome, the window AGTACAGGCAGCGGTTGGCCTCGACGGTCGCCTCGTGGGCGGTCAGCGGAGGCAGAGCCTCCTGAAAGCGGTACACCTCTGGTTCGGGGACGGCCGGACTCGAACGTTCCATGACTGACCTCGCTTCTCACCGGGGCGGGTCGGTTCGAGCCCTCACGGGAGCTGACTTAACCGAAACGTAATGAATTGTAATTCGAGGCATGTATAGCGTCAAGCTGGAGGTCAGAGGCGTCCGGCAGGGAGGAAAGGGCAAAAACAACGTTTCCGCCTCTCACTTTGCCGCTGCCGCCGCATCTTTGGAAGAGATGCACGTCGCCTTGAACGCATGAATTAGCGCGTATACGCCTTCTTATGCAAAGCAACTGTCGGCGGACGACTTTTCCTTGGCGATGAAACGATGCGTGCTACGGCGTCTTGGGAGTCATTGCCGAGAGCGAGGAAGGCAAACCGTTCTGCTGTTGGCTGTGAATATGCAGGGTCAGGCCCTCAAGTGCCCCGCGCCGGAATAAAAATGCGCCGGGCGTCCGCCTTTTGAAAAAGGCCCCGCGAAAGCTCGGCCCTCCCTCCTCCGGGTCCGAGGTCTCGCAGACGGGAAGACTTCCGGCCCAATGTGGCAAATCATGGCGCTGGCCCTCACGCCGCACGCATGAGAAAGAGTGTTGCCGCCGCTGCATAAATTCGTGTGGCATCCACGACCGCTTTCAGCGACACATGTTCGTTCACCTGATGGGGAATGGTGCGGTCGCCCGGGCCGAGGGTGACGATGGGAAGACCCGCCCAGGCGTGGAGGAAGGTCCCATCCGTCGCCCCCGGCACGCCCCCGTAGCGCACCGGCTGTCCGGTGAGTTCCAGCGCCCGGACGACGGACTGCACGACGGGCGCGTCCAGCGCCGTCTCGGTAGCGGGGCGGTCCTCGTAGATGTCGAGCGCGGCGGAGATGCCCGCAAAGTCCCGCAGGACCGCCCGGAGAAGGTCCTCCACCTGACCACTCAGCAGCGCATGGTCCACGCCGGGCACCGTGCGGATGTCGAGCCCCACCCGGCACGCCCCGGGAATCACGTTGTTCTGCCCGGGTCCGGCACTCGCCTCGAAGACCGTGGGCGTGAGGTAGACCTCGCCCAACAGGTCGTGCCGCGCGTCCCGCCAGTCTTCTTCGAGGGCCGCCAGTCCGGACACGAAAGCGGCGGCGGCGGGAATGGGGTTGACCCCGGCGTAGGGCATCGCGCCGTGGGCCATCCGCCCCTGGAAGTTCACCCAGACCCGCATGGCCCCCTTCTGGCACAGGCAGACCTCGTTCTCCTCGGGCTCGCAGATGATCGCCCCGGCAAACCCCCGCGTGTACCCGGCCCGCACGAAGGCCTTGACGCCCAGCATCAACCCCTCCTCGTCACATAGGATGGCGAGACGCAGGGGGCGTGGGGGGTCGGGCATCACCTGCCGCACGGCGACGGCGGCGCAGATGGCGGCGGCCAGACCCGCCTTCATGTCGGCGCTGCCGCGTCCGTGGAGCAGGCCGTTCTCGATGCGGCCCTCGAAGGGGGGAATGGTCCAGCCTCCCGGGTCGCCGACCGAGACGACGTCGGTGTGACCCTCCAGGATCAGGCCGCCGGTTCCGGTGCCGAGGTCGGCGATGAGGTTGGGGCGGCCCGGCGCGACCTCCTGCCGGGTGACCGCGAAGCCGCGTTCCCGCAGGTACGGTTCCAGGAAGCTGGCGGCGACGGCCTCGCCGGGCAGCGGGGCCTGGGTGTCCAGGCGAACGAGGGCCCGGGCCAGGTCGGTCAACGCCTCCTCGTCCACGGCGGCGGCGGCGCAGCGGGCCAGGGTGTCCAGGTGGTCGGGGGAGATCAGGGGGGAGACGTTGATGGGGGAGACCTCCTTCGGGGTCGGGGCGACCGGGTGCCGTGCTCAGGAGCATAGGGCGAGGAGGGAGGTGGACGGCGAAAGGACAGTCCGGCGCCCCCTGATCCTCCGCCCGGAGCCACACGAGGACACCGCCGCGCCGGCGGCAGGCGGGGGGAACCTCGCCTAGAGTGGAGGGTGGGAGGCAGGATGAACGAGATCGTGGTGGTGCTGGAGGGCGGCGTGCAGGTCACGGGCACGCCCGCGCAGGTGGACCCCGAGCAGGTCTCGCTGCTGGCCCAGGCCTCGGAGGTGGACGGGGTGATGCTGAGTGGGGTCCGGTTTCAGGGCGGCGGGGCGGAGGTCACCCTGCCCTGGCTCTACGTGCCCTTCGTCCGCGTGGTGGCCTGCGGCGTGGCCCAGCCCGTGGACGAGGACGAGGCCCGGACCCGGCTCGCCTTCCTGGTCCAGGGCATCCGCAAGAGCCACTTCAGCTCGCGGGGCGCGAACGAGGGGCTGCGTTCCGTCGAGAACGAGTAGCCCTCTGGAGCTGCCGTCCGTCGGGAACGTCCCCGCAGGGGCGGTGGGGGGAGACGCCCGCCCCTTCCCCTCCTCACACCCGGCTGGCGTCGAAGCCACGGGGCACCCGCACCCGCAGGGCCCCGGCCTGCACCCGCAGCTGGAGGGCGGTGCCGAGCGTCACCTCGCCGTCCACGCTCATCCATTCCTGGCCGCGCCGCGTCCGGACGCTCAGTTCATCGGTGGAAAAGCGCAGGGCCGGGTCCCCGAGCGTCCAGCCGATCCCCGCCCGCAGCAGGCTGACGAGCCGCCCCTTGCCGAACACCAGCACGTCGAGTTGCCGGTCGGCCACCGAGGCGCCCGGAGCCGCGCGCAGGGGACCGGCCACGTACCGCCCGTTCGCCACGAGGAGCTGGTGGGTGTGCAGCCGCAGGGTGCCCCCGGCGGAGGTCAGGGTGAGGTCGAGCGCCCGGTGCCGCCACAGCACCCGCGCCCCCACGGCGGGCCAGGCCAGCAGGCCCAGGCGCCGCTTGAGATCCCCGTCGAGGCTGCGTGCGATCTGCGCCGAGAGCCCGAGGGCCACGCTGTTGAGAAAGACCCGCCCGTTGACCCGCCCGACATCGACCGCCGTCGTCTGCCCCTGGGCGACCACCCGCGCGGCCCTGGCCAGGTCGAGCGGCACGCCCACGCTGCGCGCGAAGGTGTTGCCCGTGCCGAGCGGCAACACGCCCAGGGCCGTGTTCGTCCCCGCCAGCAGGTTCGCCGCGTGCGAGAGCGTGCCGTCTCCGCCCCCCACGACCACCCAGGGGGCGCCGCGCTCCACCTCGGCGCGCAGCAGGTCTTCCGCCGCCCGGGAGTCGGTCACCACGAGCGCCGTGACCCGCAGCCCGGCCGCCGCCAGAGCCCCCACCGCCGGGCCGACCGAGACCCGGCCACGGCGCGAGTTCGCGTTCACGAGCAGCTTGAGGTCGCCCGGGGTCATCGCCCGTCCCTCCTGACCGGTCCCCGGGGCGTCACGGGCGGGTGCCGAGCTTCCCCTTGAGATCGTCCACGAAGTCTTGCAGCCGCAGGGTGGCGGCGGCCCGGGCAGCGTCGTGGGCGAGACGGGCCGCCAGAAGGTCACCCGAGCGGCAGCGGGCTTCGAGCGCCGCCTTCTCCTCGGCACCGAGGGCCTTTTTCAACAGCAACAGCAGGGTGGCGCCGGTCTCCTTCCACTGCCGCTCGGGCGGAAGCGCCAACTGGGCTGTCAGCCGCGCCTCGTGCTCCTCCTGGGCCCGCACTTCGCTGTGGAGGGCGCCCGCTGGCTGGGCGTCCTGGTCGTGGTCCCCGGGCGGGGTGGCGAGATGACCGGGCAACTCGTACTTCTCGGGATGGGTGATGATGTCGGCGATTAACCCGGGCGGGTTGCGCACGACCTTCCCCTGCCGTCTGAGGGACTCGTAGTACGCGACGGCCTCCTCGACCCGCCCGGGAAACTCGGTGGAAAGCTGAACCGCCCGGGGGGCGCCGACCCGGTACTCCCGCAGGAGGCGCACGAGCGCCGGGTCCGGGTCGTTCTCCTGGCGGAAGACGTACTCCAGGTGCTGGTGCTGACCGCGCCCGCTGACGTGCAGGTCGGCCAGGTATCCGGCGGCGGCGAGTTCCTCGTGGGCCGCGTCGAGGGCACGCATGACCTTGCTGGCGCGCTCCTCGCGGATGCCGCAGGCTTCGCGCCAGTCCATCAGGGGAACGTGCAGGGTGCGCACAATCGTGCCGTCGTCGGCGTAGCGGTGGGCCTCGGTCAGGCGGTAGAGCGCGCGGGAGTGGGGTTGCTCCAGGTGGGTGAGCACCTCGCGCCTCAGCGCATGGGTGTATCCCGCGCGGATGCTCGACGCGAGCTGGTGGGAGAGCCGGACGCTCAGCCGCGCGTCGGGGAGGAGTTCCGGCAGGTCGTTCGTCTCCTTGTCCCAGTAGCGAAGCTCCTCGAAGAGGCGGAAGGCGGCATTGAAGCGGATGGGGCGGCCCGTGGGGTCCACCCAGCCCTCGCGGACGATGAAACCGGTCGCCCAGACCCGCAGCAGCCCCTCGCGTATCCGGTGGAAGGCCCGGCCGTTCTTAACCATCATGGCCGCCTCCCGCAGGGCGTTCGGGGTCGTGTGCAGCCAGTTGTCCTCGGGGCTGCCCTGAGCGATAAAGAGCTGCTCGATCCCCAGCATGATGTCGGTGTCGGCGCCGTGCGGCCTGCCCCGGGTGCCCTCCCCGTGCACGTGAACGGTGCGGCCCCCCACTTGAAACTGGCTCTCCCACACGGGCTCCAGCGGGAGGCGCGTCTGGATGCTGAAAAAGCCCAGGCGGTCCAGGTTGCGCTCGGTGAGGAGGGGAGGGGGTTGAAAGGGTTTCTTCCGGTACATGCTGGTTGTTTTCCTTCTTTGTTCAAAGATAAAAGAAAACAACAACAGGGCGAGTCGTGTCTGACGTGCTGGACGAGCAGTTTCGTCACAAACGGCCCAAAGGTGTCCCACTTTCGAGCCCCAACGGCCCAAAGGTATCCCCCTTTTCGGGGGAGTTCGGCCCAAACCTGTCCCAAATGTGGGTCCGGCTGGTCCAGAAAAAGGTTTTC encodes:
- a CDS encoding M20 family metallopeptidase, with protein sequence MTDLARALVRLDTQAPLPGEAVAASFLEPYLRERGFAVTRQEVAPGRPNLIADLGTGTGGLILEGHTDVVSVGDPGGWTIPPFEGRIENGLLHGRGSADMKAGLAAAICAAVAVRQVMPDPPRPLRLAILCDEEGLMLGVKAFVRAGYTRGFAGAIICEPEENEVCLCQKGAMRVWVNFQGRMAHGAMPYAGVNPIPAAAAFVSGLAALEEDWRDARHDLLGEVYLTPTVFEASAGPGQNNVIPGACRVGLDIRTVPGVDHALLSGQVEDLLRAVLRDFAGISAALDIYEDRPATETALDAPVVQSVVRALELTGQPVRYGGVPGATDGTFLHAWAGLPIVTLGPGDRTIPHQVNEHVSLKAVVDATRIYAAAATLFLMRAA
- a CDS encoding diacylglycerol/lipid kinase family protein, with the protein product MTPGDLKLLVNANSRRGRVSVGPAVGALAAAGLRVTALVVTDSRAAEDLLRAEVERGAPWVVVGGGDGTLSHAANLLAGTNTALGVLPLGTGNTFARSVGVPLDLARAARVVAQGQTTAVDVGRVNGRVFLNSVALGLSAQIARSLDGDLKRRLGLLAWPAVGARVLWRHRALDLTLTSAGGTLRLHTHQLLVANGRYVAGPLRAAPGASVADRQLDVLVFGKGRLVSLLRAGIGWTLGDPALRFSTDELSVRTRRGQEWMSVDGEVTLGTALQLRVQAGALRVRVPRGFDASRV
- a CDS encoding replication initiator protein A yields the protein MYRKKPFQPPPLLTERNLDRLGFFSIQTRLPLEPVWESQFQVGGRTVHVHGEGTRGRPHGADTDIMLGIEQLFIAQGSPEDNWLHTTPNALREAAMMVKNGRAFHRIREGLLRVWATGFIVREGWVDPTGRPIRFNAAFRLFEELRYWDKETNDLPELLPDARLSVRLSHQLASSIRAGYTHALRREVLTHLEQPHSRALYRLTEAHRYADDGTIVRTLHVPLMDWREACGIREERASKVMRALDAAHEELAAAGYLADLHVSGRGQHQHLEYVFRQENDPDPALVRLLREYRVGAPRAVQLSTEFPGRVEEAVAYYESLRRQGKVVRNPPGLIADIITHPEKYELPGHLATPPGDHDQDAQPAGALHSEVRAQEEHEARLTAQLALPPERQWKETGATLLLLLKKALGAEEKAALEARCRSGDLLAARLAHDAARAAATLRLQDFVDDLKGKLGTRP